Within Vicia villosa cultivar HV-30 ecotype Madison, WI linkage group LG1, Vvil1.0, whole genome shotgun sequence, the genomic segment CTTAATACAATCTGATCTTGAGATTTTAACACGCTTATCCCTAATTAAAATACAACTTTTACCCCAGGCTATGCTATCGAACCAATTTGAGATTTACGACAAATCTCTTTAACCAAAACAAACCAAAACAAAGCTTTTTCTAACAAAGCTTAATAAACCAATAACATAGATTTTACCACAGGTTGATCTCAAGAACCAAAAACTCAGTCTCTTAAAGGTATCACACCTTTAAAAATTTAAACAACCAGAAGCACTTAAGCAACCAGAAGTGAAATaagaaaattttccaaaaagaGGAAGAAAGATAAATTCATAAGAAATATAAAATCGATGGAAAGTGACTTGATTTAAAGTGAGGATCATCCTCCCTTATATAGCAAAATGCTCTAATTGATTAGACAACTCAAGTATAATCTATTGTAAGGCCTAATTAGGAAAGTTTAGATATAGAGTCTTTACAAGTCATTAATGTCCTATCTTTGCTGATTGTATAATCAATTATCATCTTTCTAATCGATTATACAAGTGCCCTATCGATTGGATAGATCTAAAGGTTTTACCAATCGACTGACACATCTTTCCAATCGATTAGATGGTTATAAAAATATGTGGAAAACTTTTAATCACTTGGTTATGGATTTAGAAAAATATTATCAAGATAGAAAGGTATTTTGAtgtgtgagtgtgtgtgtgtgtgtgagttgcCTTAGTACTTTTAAGCTACTGCCTTAATTTTACAGTACTTGGTTCACTCAGACAAACTGACGGACATGacttgacgagctttcacaccTTTCAATAGAGTAGGTTCAAGACTTTGCAAAATAATATCTAATTGTATAAGCACTTGATCTTGACTCTTATAAGATGATTTGGTTATCGTTAGTGTTGAAGGCTATTGTCATGTGTTATTGTCATCAAAACTCCAAATGCTGGTCTTTATTACATGTAAACACATAGATCCACACATTCTTCCATGGTTCAATTATTCGTTGCTCTTCCTCCATCGATAGGGCGAATTCAGGATAATGATAGTCATTGTACTTTCGTTCTTCAATTTATGAGGTCTACCTCTTAATTATCGGCTTCCCCAAAACCTTCACTAGGGGAGTCTTGGACGTTTCTTGCATCACACTCCTCCGTCTTTTCTCCACTCACCATGTTTTTGTATGAGGGTAAATTCACCTGAAGAGTTTGTATAACATTATCTTTCAACGATATTATCGATCCTAATATGGGGTTAGGAAGAAAGCAATCTAACTAATATCTATCTTTAACCTTTTTCCTAATCCTTAACTTCAAGTCATCTTCTTCCACTTAATTTGATCGATTTGCAGAGGCAAACCCTAGAATCAAAAGAAGGCTGATGAGAACCCTTCATAGCCTTGTAGTCAgcttaattaacaaaataaaatttccATTTGTTGAAAGTAACTCCTCATCATCTCCCCTAAACACGCCAAATACTATTGTTGGCATTCTCATTTGTCTTCAATGAAAGACCAACATAGTTATTTCTTCACGTTCATTTCAATTCATGCAACCATTTCTTACTATGTTTTCCCTGTCTATATTTAACGCACAATTTATATATGAATTTAATTTGTGATGGTTGATAACCAACGATTAATATATTTTCTTCAATAAATAGAGGCCAAAAAATAATTCATATAATTtgattaacaatttttttttgtgtaagcaagatattaTATAAGGGAGAACTAATGTTAGTTAGATGACAACTATtagagaaaatatatttttgtgaaaaatattacaaatatgTATACATAAAGATTTATATAAATTACatatgttttctttgaattttttcttcAACACGTCAGTTTCTATGTATATGAAATTAAACAATAATTCAATTAGGTTTCTTCCATATGATTATACATTTCATTCTTCACAAATGATAAATATTTTCTCCAATAGTTGCCATCTAACTAACATTaaacgttttttttaataaaacacaaCAAATATAAAATACCATTTCTACAAActtaaattgaagaaaaaattaaaataatatttaaattaattaaaataaaaactaatttaaatatTAGTTGTGAGTAAATACACCAGGAAACAAATCTAATTGAtattaaagtgaaaaaaaatttaaacaataaatattaaaagGGAAGTAGTAAGAGAAAGTGACGAAAAATAGTTTAGggcataataaaaattataagaaaaaaagaGTGGGGTTAAGAGATACAGGTtaaagttttttaattttattttttgttttaaaattattttgagggCTTCCAAAATCAATGGGATTACTATTCCCGCTCTAAGGGTGTGAAAAACCAAAAAACACAGCTATTTTACATCACATACTTTTGTAAATAAGTCGCAACtttattttacttaaaaaaatagttcagaaatatattttttaagagaTTTGTAAAACCTAGGCCTCGTGTAAACCTTCATTTACATCTATAACAAACCCAAGGAATAAGACCTATACTACTCACTCTCATTGCCTCTAGCATACTTAAAACTTAAAAGTATAAACAGACTTCTAATATTTAAAGACAATTGATAAATAACATCTACTCTTGTATTCACTTATTTGTCAGACTTTagttacaaagaaaaaaaaaaactagaccTTGGCACTTAACAAAGtaaatgtataaaaaataatttcactGTCGTCCCAACAAAGTAAAATGCTTGAATATGGCTTCAAATATGTCAAAAAATTGGTGGGTGAAAACTAATTAATAATCTGAAAATTGTACCAAGAGGAGCATGTGACGTTTTCAGGTTTCATGACATTCATCGCCATAGGAGcatgaatttatttttatttgcaaaCGAAGGTATTTGTTAGATCAATTAATCCGGAGTTACTGAATGGGGAAAACACAGGTAGTAAATTAATCCCACAAATGGATTTGATGCACCTCAAAGCTATAACTTAATTATTTAagtccaatcatccaaatgcatttCAATGTCAATAAGAATACTAATAGAAAATTACTAGGAATACTAAGTAAAATAACAGAACCTACCATCAAAGTTCAGCCACCACTCAGGTTCAAACATTGCAAAGAATCCCTGAACCAAAAGAAATTAAATCTAGAATTCAACTTTCACAAGTGCACTTGAGGCTTCCACTGCTCCATAATGCATCCAATCTTTGGCACATACAAGGGCTTCCACTACCTCTGGTCGCAAGGAACTTCGATACTGGTCCATCTCTTTGCTTTTACTATCAAATATAGAGTCAGCAGGAGCACTCGAAACCGGAACAGATAATATATCACGGGCCATCTTCGAAAGAGTTGGGTACTTGAGTTTGTTTAGCTTCCACCAACTCAATACATCAAAGTCTGGTACACGGGGCAGCAGTGATTCTTCCAGGTACTGGTCCAATTCAGACTTCGTCTGTTGGCTACTAGTTTCCATGATGTAGGCATCAAAATCTGTTAATCCATTTTCTGATAACATAGTTCCTCCAGGGGATCTGTTAGTATTGACATTTCCATCTTCTGCATAAGCTGGTGTCAGTGGCAGGGGAAGAGCCACATACTCGTTAAATAGTTCATGAATTCCATTATTAACAATCTTGACAAATTCATGAGCATCATCACCATAGATTTTTGTGAAGCTGAACTCAACAAGCTTCATCTTGAAGCGAGGATCCATAACTACTGCTATTGCCAGAACCAAACTACAATCTCTCCAGTACTTATCAATCTTTTCTTGCATGGGTTTAATAAGTTTGTTAAGGAAGGGGTCCTCCTCATTCATAACAGCACGGGCAAGATCCAGCTGCAATTTCCAAACTTCATGAAAGAAGGTAATGGCAGTGGGATGAGTAGTAGTGGTAAGAATGTTTGCTGCTTCATAAAGCAGCTTCAAATAACTACAGAGTGTCTCAACTAGCTTCCATTCTTGCATAGATGGGCTTCCCTTGTAATCATGATCCGAATCATCCAAACAAGAAAACACTTCCTTCAGCTCAGAAGCTGCCACCAACATTTGGTATGTTGTATTCCATTGGGTTTGGTCATCAATAAAAAGGCTCCTTTGACTGGGGACCTGAAGTTGCTGTTTGAGGTTTAGGAATTTTTCCTCGTGCAAATCTGAAGTCTTCACATATTTTACACTATCCCGGATTTTTTTCACTAGATCTTGTACAGAACTCAGCAAATCATTTGCAATGCTGCTAAAAGTTCTGGCAATGCAACTTCCCACCAACAACTGACCATTGAGGATAAGTGGATTTTTTGCAGAGAGTAATGATCTCAGATTTCCAAGGGAAACTTCACTGAGTGCACGATTACAAGTAATAGAAAACAGCCTGCCATCGAAATTCCAATCAGAAAGGCAAGCAGATACAGCATGGTTGATAGCAGAGTCAGAATCAGGGTATGGTTCCATCACAACGTTGAGAATTCTCTTCTGCAACTTCCAATCACTATCAACAAAATGTCCAGTTATAAATACATATCCTACAGACTGAGTTGAGGTCCACATGTCCAGTGTCAGACAGAAACGTCCTGGTAATCCCTCAAAATATTTGTGAAGTTTTTGTTTTTCCGACAGAAAAGTTGCAACACAGTCTCCTTGGACAGTGTTAAAGGTCACCATATTGAACTGGGGCTGCAGATTTTGGACAAACGCAACAAATCCTGGATGTTCAACCATGTGAAGGGGGTAATCATGCATAATGATCATCCTAGCAATCTCATGGCGGCAACGGTCTTGGTCAAAAATTATGAAAGGAGAACCCCCAGTTCTATAACGTCGCTTTGGAGTACTGCTAGCATTGCCAGCACTAGTTCCCCTTGCTCGGGGGGCAGATGTGTTTTGATCTTGGCCACGCAGAAGAGCTGCGCATGTCCCCTTAGCAATGTGGCGCTTAAGGTGGCTGGTCCCAGCAACCTTTGAACCAGTACTATAGGCAAAACTTTGATGGCATTGCTTGCAGTACGCTCTTCTACATCCGGGATCAACATTTTCTATGGTAAAGTGTTCCCAGACTATAGACTTCTTTTTCCTCCTTTTGCTTGGCTGAGTGTCTGGGGTAGGTTCCTCACAGTTCAGAGGAGTGTCAGCACTTACAATCTCATAGCTGGGTATGATGTTAGCATTGACAAGTCCATAGTGTTCTTGAGAATTAACTAGCTGATTCTCATGCAGTGTTTCACTATTTTCCAGCTCATAGTGATGTAACATTTGAGAATTAGCTAGTTGTCCGGGGGACAGTGTCTCGGAATCGGTTAGCTGATGGTTACACAGTGCCTCAGAATGGTCCAGATGATGATTGTTGGGAACTGTATCATACTGAGCAAGATGATCATGATGCATTGGTTTGATGTCTCTGATGTGACCATCTTCATGTTGTTCAGAACACGGCAATGGATCACAATTGGGTAGAGATTCAGGTTGAGGCAGCTGATCTTCAGGAATCATATGGAAATCAGCATAGTGATGGTTATGAGGGTGAGTTTCAGGATGAGAAAGGTGATGGTTGGGATCAATTGTGGAAGTGGCCAACTCATTTTCAGTCATGGCTTCTGTCATGACCACATCATTGATGTTCTGTTCCTCAGGCATGACCACCTCATTGCTTTGCTGTGTTTCAAACATAACCATTTCACTGCTATGCTGTGTTTCAGGTAAATCCACTTCATTGCTGTGCTGCGTTTCAGATACTACAACCCCACCATCATTTGGAAGCTCCTCGGAATTAACCTCAGCAGCGAACTTCTGGTCAAGAGTAGCCTCAGAACTAACAGGCTGATTGTCAGAGGGAGTTTCAGACTCGACTGATGGATTGTTGGGTGGTGCCTCATAATCAACTTGCTGATTGTTGTCTGAGGCATCAGCATTGCTCGACTGTCCGTTGGGTAGTGATTCTGAATTCTCTGGCTCGTTATTA encodes:
- the LOC131633308 gene encoding zinc finger BED domain-containing protein DAYSLEEPER → MITVDEDRVDTTLDLKNAPTGADCQPDSDLSDSKVEPAIEIPAAELQASDGDANGRTSDHELDNTIEPPNNEPENSESLPNGQSSNADASDNNQQVDYEAPPNNPSVESETPSDNQPVSSEATLDQKFAAEVNSEELPNDGGVVVSETQHSNEVDLPETQHSSEMVMFETQQSNEVVMPEEQNINDVVMTEAMTENELATSTIDPNHHLSHPETHPHNHHYADFHMIPEDQLPQPESLPNCDPLPCSEQHEDGHIRDIKPMHHDHLAQYDTVPNNHHLDHSEALCNHQLTDSETLSPGQLANSQMLHHYELENSETLHENQLVNSQEHYGLVNANIIPSYEIVSADTPLNCEEPTPDTQPSKRRKKKSIVWEHFTIENVDPGCRRAYCKQCHQSFAYSTGSKVAGTSHLKRHIAKGTCAALLRGQDQNTSAPRARGTSAGNASSTPKRRYRTGGSPFIIFDQDRCRHEIARMIIMHDYPLHMVEHPGFVAFVQNLQPQFNMVTFNTVQGDCVATFLSEKQKLHKYFEGLPGRFCLTLDMWTSTQSVGYVFITGHFVDSDWKLQKRILNVVMEPYPDSDSAINHAVSACLSDWNFDGRLFSITCNRALSEVSLGNLRSLLSAKNPLILNGQLLVGSCIARTFSSIANDLLSSVQDLVKKIRDSVKYVKTSDLHEEKFLNLKQQLQVPSQRSLFIDDQTQWNTTYQMLVAASELKEVFSCLDDSDHDYKGSPSMQEWKLVETLCSYLKLLYEAANILTTTTHPTAITFFHEVWKLQLDLARAVMNEEDPFLNKLIKPMQEKIDKYWRDCSLVLAIAVVMDPRFKMKLVEFSFTKIYGDDAHEFVKIVNNGIHELFNEYVALPLPLTPAYAEDGNVNTNRSPGGTMLSENGLTDFDAYIMETSSQQTKSELDQYLEESLLPRVPDFDVLSWWKLNKLKYPTLSKMARDILSVPVSSAPADSIFDSKSKEMDQYRSSLRPEVVEALVCAKDWMHYGAVEASSALVKVEF